In Caldisericia bacterium, a genomic segment contains:
- the dnaG gene encoding DNA primase: MKNIFEFAEDLREKVDIVEFLSQYLNIKKRGKNYVALCPFHPDKNPSLNISREKGLFHCFGCGVGGTIYHFVMKMENVSFERAVEIVANWANVEIPSFEYSKKNDWVYSFHEKLANYFKENLLKNENIVDYLFKRGLDLNGIEKFCLGYAPIEIDDFLKKENVSDAKLRETGIYPYRNFSKRLIFPIKSVSGKIVGFSGRALEGEEPKYINSQETIFKKGEILYGLYENKDEILKTKEAILVEGYMDVIILNIKGIRNVVSSMGTSFTEDQGKILKRFADRLYISFDPDIGGVEGTKRALEIGEKYNFEVKVIEIPDKLDPDEFVLKYGRDEFLNLIKNSLDAINFLWNEAEKKNKGSETLVPLVKDLIEIAKRIKDPTKRFDILKRISERTGFPETILLEEIKEKKVKKSQIIEIQDNILEREFLTYIIKNREFLDLIKDEINENYIMTKKYKDLYIKIKNSSEFILMEDALYRELLFSDIEIGPKEHFFDIIKRLKFIYLQNQKKELLINLEKAEKEKKDELIDYFKLKLIELEKEIKNLRYKEV, encoded by the coding sequence ATGAAAAATATTTTTGAATTTGCAGAAGATTTAAGAGAAAAAGTTGATATAGTTGAATTTTTATCTCAATATTTAAATATAAAAAAGAGAGGTAAAAATTATGTTGCGTTGTGTCCTTTTCATCCTGATAAAAATCCTTCCTTAAATATTTCGAGAGAAAAAGGACTATTTCACTGTTTTGGATGTGGTGTGGGTGGAACAATTTATCATTTTGTAATGAAAATGGAAAATGTTAGTTTTGAAAGAGCAGTTGAAATTGTCGCAAATTGGGCAAATGTAGAAATTCCAAGTTTTGAATATTCAAAGAAGAATGATTGGGTATATTCATTTCATGAAAAATTAGCAAATTATTTTAAAGAAAATTTACTTAAAAATGAAAACATAGTTGATTATTTATTTAAAAGAGGACTTGATTTAAATGGAATTGAGAAATTTTGTTTAGGTTATGCACCTATTGAAATCGATGATTTCTTGAAAAAAGAAAATGTTTCCGATGCTAAACTAAGAGAAACCGGAATTTATCCTTATAGGAATTTTTCAAAAAGATTAATTTTTCCAATAAAAAGTGTTTCAGGGAAAATTGTTGGATTCTCAGGTAGGGCATTAGAAGGAGAAGAGCCAAAATATATAAACTCTCAAGAAACTATTTTTAAAAAAGGAGAAATTTTATATGGTTTATATGAAAATAAAGATGAAATTCTTAAAACAAAAGAAGCAATTCTTGTGGAAGGATATATGGATGTAATTATTTTAAATATTAAAGGAATTAGAAATGTTGTATCTTCAATGGGTACATCTTTTACAGAAGATCAAGGGAAAATTTTAAAAAGATTTGCTGATAGATTATACATTTCTTTTGATCCAGATATTGGTGGAGTTGAAGGTACAAAAAGAGCACTTGAAATTGGTGAGAAATATAACTTTGAAGTTAAAGTAATTGAAATTCCAGATAAACTTGATCCAGATGAATTTGTTTTGAAATATGGAAGAGATGAATTCCTTAATTTAATTAAAAATTCTTTGGATGCTATAAACTTTTTATGGAATGAAGCAGAAAAAAAGAACAAAGGAAGTGAAACTCTTGTTCCTCTTGTTAAAGATTTAATTGAAATTGCTAAAAGAATAAAAGATCCAACAAAAAGATTTGATATTTTAAAAAGAATCTCAGAGAGAACCGGCTTTCCTGAGACAATTTTACTTGAAGAGATTAAAGAGAAAAAAGTAAAAAAATCTCAAATTATAGAGATACAGGATAATATTTTAGAGAGAGAATTTTTAACATATATTATTAAAAATAGAGAATTTTTAGATTTAATAAAAGATGAAATAAATGAAAATTATATAATGACTAAAAAATATAAAGATCTGTACATAAAAATCAAAAATTCAAGTGAGTTTATTTTAATGGAAGATGCTTTATATAGAGAACTGCTTTTTTCAGATATTGAAATTGGACCTAAGGAGCATTTTTTTGATATAATTAAAAGATTGAAATTTATCTATTTACAGAATCAGAAAAAAGAGTTATTAATTAATTTAGAGAAAGCAGAAAAAGAGAAAAAGGACGAACTTATTGATTATTTTAAGTTAAAATTAATTGAGTTAGAAAAAGAGATCAAGAATTTAAGATATAAGGAGGTGTGA
- a CDS encoding deoxyguanosinetriphosphate triphosphohydrolase translates to MPRQQPIRILAEKLEEKNLSPFATLSKLSKGRIFKEKKCEIRTDFQRDRDRIIHSKSFRRLKDKTQVFFFPLGDHYRTRLTHVLEVSQIARVIGRALRLNEDLIEAISLGHDLGHSPFGHIGEEILDKKYKEYVKTGGFKHNEQSLRVVDFLEEGYGNKKITGLNLTWETRDGILMHSKGLKILDESNIQNITTLEGEVVAYSDRIAYLNHDLDDAIRGGIIKEREIPKEIKKILGKDSGERIDKMVKDLIYNFLKTFKLKFSDEIKEIVDLFLNFLKERLYYNTEIRGEEILRIEKIISDLFDFFMENPSKILNFVKKYEVPISFKTWEDALEKIEIRARFVCDYISGMSDEYLLLIYNETFLPKPWKA, encoded by the coding sequence TTGCCAAGACAACAACCTATCAGGATACTCGCTGAAAAATTAGAAGAAAAAAACTTAAGCCCTTTTGCAACTTTATCAAAATTAAGTAAAGGAAGAATATTTAAAGAAAAAAAATGTGAAATAAGAACCGATTTTCAAAGAGACAGAGACAGAATAATTCATTCTAAATCCTTTAGAAGATTAAAAGATAAAACACAGGTTTTCTTTTTTCCATTGGGTGATCATTATAGAACAAGACTTACTCATGTACTTGAAGTTTCTCAAATAGCAAGAGTAATAGGTAGAGCATTAAGACTAAATGAAGATTTGATTGAGGCTATTTCCTTAGGACATGATTTAGGTCATTCACCATTTGGTCACATTGGGGAAGAGATTTTAGATAAAAAATACAAAGAGTATGTTAAAACTGGTGGTTTTAAACATAATGAACAATCTTTAAGAGTTGTTGATTTCTTAGAAGAAGGATATGGAAATAAAAAAATAACTGGTTTAAATCTAACATGGGAAACAAGAGATGGAATTTTGATGCACTCAAAAGGTTTAAAAATTCTAGATGAAAGTAATATCCAAAATATAACTACTCTTGAAGGAGAGGTAGTTGCTTATTCAGATAGAATTGCGTATTTAAATCATGATCTTGATGATGCAATAAGAGGTGGAATTATTAAAGAGAGAGAAATTCCAAAGGAAATAAAAAAGATTCTTGGCAAAGATAGTGGAGAAAGAATTGATAAAATGGTTAAAGATTTAATTTATAACTTTTTGAAAACCTTTAAATTAAAATTTAGTGACGAAATAAAAGAGATTGTTGATTTATTTTTAAATTTTTTAAAAGAAAGATTGTATTATAACACGGAGATCAGAGGAGAAGAAATTTTAAGAATTGAAAAAATTATAAGTGATCTTTTTGATTTTTTTATGGAAAATCCAAGTAAAATATTAAATTTTGTTAAAAAATATGAAGTTCCAATAAGTTTTAAAACATGGGAGGATGCTTTAGAAAAAATAGAAATTAGAGCAAGATTTGTATGTGATTATATTTCAGGTATGAGTGATGAATATCTTCTTTTAATTTATAATGAAACTTTTCTTCCAAAGCCCTGGAAAGCATGA
- the ppdK gene encoding pyruvate, phosphate dikinase, producing the protein MTKRIYEFEEGSKEMRNLLGGKGAGLAEMTRIGLPVPSGFTITTEVCNEYYRVGGKLPEGLKEEILEYLNKLEKKVNKKFGSKENPLLVSVRSGAPVSMPGMMDTILNLGLNDETVKGLEELTKDKRFAYDSYRRFISMFGNVVMGIKHEKFEEILDDVKKKYNVKYDSEIPAEGLIEVVERYKELYKKETQEEFPQDPYKQLMMAVEAVFKSWNNKRAIEYRRIYKIPETLGTAVNIQMMVFGNAGYDSGTGVGFTRDPSTGENKLYGEYLLNAQGEDVVAGIRTPKPIDELKKDIPSAYEELLRVKDILEKHYRDIQDFEFTIEKGKLYMLQTRTGQRTPIAAVKIAVDMVEEGLITKEEAIMRVDPHQVELLLHPMIDPKANVKHIAKGLPASPGAAYGKVVFDTDEAALRGNNGEEIILVRPETTPEDIHGMVAAKGILTARGGMTSHAAVVARGMGKPCVVGCEEIKINMEEGYFIAPDGTRVMKDEYITIDGGTGRVILGKAPLIEPELGGNLEKLLKFADEIRKLGVRANANTPQDAIKAKKFGAEGIGLLRIERMFLDPERLPIVQDMIMAKTKEEREKHLRKIIPMIQKDFEEMLEVMDNLPVTIRLLDPPLHEFLPQRERLEEEIKEFKEKGDIEEVKKRENILKRVKELYEHNPMIGWRGCRVGLVYPEIYESMIEAIIMAAINLKKKGLNPFVEIMHPLVSHENELKILRELTDNIAKRVMEREGVEIHYLIGTMIEVPRAAVCADKIAKYADFFSFGTNDLTQTVFAFSRDDVEATFLPFYIDKKILPENPFMVLDIEGVGKLVELGTKLGKEANPKLEVGICGEHGGEPTSVKFFHKAGLDYVSCSPFRIPIARLAAAQAVIEEKIAKTTTYQDTR; encoded by the coding sequence ATGACAAAGAGAATTTATGAGTTTGAAGAAGGTTCTAAAGAGATGAGAAATCTTTTAGGAGGTAAGGGAGCAGGTCTTGCAGAAATGACAAGAATAGGTCTACCTGTTCCAAGCGGTTTCACAATTACAACAGAGGTTTGTAATGAATATTATAGAGTTGGAGGGAAACTCCCAGAAGGTTTAAAAGAAGAGATTTTAGAATATTTAAATAAATTAGAAAAGAAAGTTAATAAAAAGTTTGGTTCAAAAGAAAATCCCCTACTTGTATCAGTAAGATCTGGCGCCCCTGTTTCAATGCCAGGAATGATGGACACAATTTTAAATCTTGGTTTAAACGATGAAACTGTTAAAGGACTTGAAGAGTTAACAAAAGATAAAAGATTTGCATATGATTCTTACAGAAGATTCATATCGATGTTTGGAAATGTTGTAATGGGAATCAAACATGAAAAATTTGAAGAGATTCTTGATGATGTAAAAAAGAAATATAATGTCAAATATGATTCAGAAATACCAGCAGAAGGTTTAATTGAGGTTGTTGAAAGATACAAAGAGTTATATAAAAAGGAAACTCAAGAAGAATTTCCACAAGATCCATACAAACAACTTATGATGGCAGTTGAGGCAGTCTTTAAATCTTGGAATAACAAAAGAGCAATAGAGTATAGAAGAATTTATAAGATACCCGAAACACTTGGAACTGCGGTTAATATCCAGATGATGGTATTTGGAAATGCAGGTTATGATTCAGGCACAGGAGTAGGATTTACAAGAGATCCATCAACTGGAGAAAATAAACTTTATGGAGAATATTTACTAAATGCACAAGGTGAAGATGTTGTTGCTGGAATTAGAACTCCTAAACCAATTGATGAACTTAAAAAAGATATTCCATCTGCATATGAGGAATTGTTAAGAGTAAAAGATATTCTCGAGAAACATTATAGGGATATACAGGATTTTGAATTTACTATTGAAAAAGGAAAACTATACATGCTTCAAACAAGAACAGGACAAAGGACCCCAATTGCAGCTGTAAAAATTGCTGTAGATATGGTTGAAGAAGGTTTAATAACAAAAGAAGAAGCAATAATGAGAGTTGATCCACATCAAGTTGAACTTCTTTTACATCCAATGATTGATCCAAAAGCTAATGTGAAGCATATAGCTAAAGGTTTACCAGCATCTCCTGGTGCTGCATATGGAAAAGTTGTTTTCGATACAGATGAAGCAGCATTAAGAGGAAATAATGGAGAAGAAATTATTCTTGTTAGACCAGAAACTACACCTGAAGATATTCATGGTATGGTTGCTGCAAAAGGAATTCTTACAGCAAGAGGTGGAATGACAAGTCATGCTGCAGTTGTTGCAAGAGGAATGGGTAAACCATGTGTTGTTGGTTGCGAAGAGATAAAAATTAACATGGAGGAGGGATATTTTATTGCTCCAGATGGAACAAGAGTAATGAAAGATGAATATATAACAATTGATGGAGGAACTGGAAGAGTTATATTAGGTAAAGCACCATTAATTGAACCAGAATTAGGTGGAAACCTTGAAAAATTATTAAAGTTTGCTGATGAAATTAGAAAACTTGGAGTAAGAGCAAACGCAAATACTCCTCAAGATGCAATAAAGGCTAAAAAATTTGGAGCAGAAGGAATAGGACTCTTAAGAATAGAAAGAATGTTTCTTGATCCAGAGAGATTGCCAATTGTTCAAGATATGATTATGGCAAAAACAAAGGAAGAGAGAGAAAAACATTTAAGAAAAATTATTCCAATGATTCAAAAAGATTTTGAAGAGATGCTTGAAGTTATGGATAATCTTCCAGTTACAATAAGATTGCTTGATCCACCTCTTCATGAATTTTTACCTCAAAGAGAAAGATTGGAAGAAGAGATAAAGGAATTTAAAGAAAAAGGTGATATTGAAGAGGTAAAAAAAAGAGAAAATATTTTAAAGAGAGTTAAAGAACTGTATGAACATAATCCAATGATTGGTTGGAGAGGTTGCAGAGTCGGATTAGTTTATCCTGAAATTTATGAATCAATGATAGAAGCAATTATTATGGCTGCTATAAATTTAAAGAAAAAAGGTCTTAATCCGTTTGTTGAAATAATGCATCCACTTGTTTCGCATGAAAATGAGTTGAAGATCTTAAGAGAATTAACTGATAATATTGCTAAAAGAGTTATGGAGAGAGAAGGAGTTGAGATACACTATTTAATTGGAACTATGATTGAAGTTCCAAGAGCAGCAGTCTGTGCAGATAAAATAGCAAAATATGCAGACTTCTTTTCATTTGGAACAAATGATTTAACACAAACAGTTTTTGCATTTTCAAGAGATGATGTTGAAGCAACATTTTTACCTTTCTATATAGACAAGAAGATACTCCCAGAGAATCCATTTATGGTTTTAGATATTGAAGGAGTTGGAAAACTAGTTGAACTTGGAACAAAACTTGGAAAAGAGGCTAATCCAAAACTTGAAGTTGGAATATGTGGTGAACATGGAGGAGAGCCAACAAGTGTTAAATTTTTCCATAAAGCAGGCCTCGATTATGTATCTTGTTCTCCATTTAGAATTCCAATAGCACGTCTTGCTGCTGCACAAGCGGTAATTGAGGAGAAAATTGCCAAGACAACAACCTATCAGGATACTCGCTGA